A stretch of the Scyliorhinus canicula unplaced genomic scaffold, sScyCan1.1, whole genome shotgun sequence genome encodes the following:
- the LOC119959382 gene encoding gastrula zinc finger protein XlCGF17.1-like codes for MAAKITIHPGTKPCKCGDCGKRFSYPSELEIHRRNHTGERPFTCSGCGKGFTSFSSLQKHQPVHADKREFKCSDCEKRFKSLNVLRMHQRIHTVDRPFSCSQCGKRFRASSDLLMHQRVHSDKRPFKCPECEKCYKRSEELRRHQLVHTDERPFRCSQCGHGFRRSADLVRHQRTHSGEKPFTCSECGKGFAQLSHWRTHQQVHTEERPFKCPDCRKCFKSSEKLRIHQRVHSDKRPFRCPHCGTGFKQSGNLIIHQRTHTGERPFICSECEKGFICLSNLMRHRRVHQ; via the coding sequence ATGGCAGCAAAAATTACTATTCACCCAGGGACAAAACCGtgtaaatgtggggactgtgggaagagattcagttaCCCGTCTGAGCTGGAAATTCATCGGCGCaatcacaccggggagaggccattcacctgttccggctgtgggaagggattcactagtTTCTCttccctgcagaaacaccagcctgTTCACGCTGACAAGAGGGAGTTTAAATGCTCCGACTGTGAAAAGAGATTTAAAAGCCTAAATGTACTGCGGATGCACCAGCGCATCCACACTGTGgacaggccattcagctgctcacAATGCGGGAAGAGGTTCAGGGCATCATCTGACCTGCTgatgcaccagcgagttcacagtgaCAAGAGACCTTTCAAATGTCCGGAATGCGAAAAGTGCTATAAAAGGTCAGAGGAACTGCGGCGCcatcaacttgttcacactgatgagagaccgttcagaTGTTCTCAATGTGGGCATGGGTTCAGGCGATCAGCTGACCTTGTTCGACATCAGCGCACTCACTCTGGGGAGAAGCCTTTCACCtgttctgaatgtgggaagggatttgctcagTTATCACACTGGCgaacacaccagcaagttcatactgaagagagaccttttaaatgtccagactgtaggaagtgctttaaaagttcaGAGAAACTGCGgatccatcaacgtgttcactctgacaagagaccgttcaggtgcccTCACTGCGGAACTGGGTTCAAGCAATCAGGCAACCTCATtatacaccaacgcactcacactggggagaggcctttcatcTGCTcagagtgtgagaagggattcatttGTTTATCCAACCTTATGAGACATCGGCGAGTTCATCAATGA